A genomic region of Dendrosporobacter quercicolus contains the following coding sequences:
- the tsaB gene encoding tRNA (adenosine(37)-N6)-threonylcarbamoyltransferase complex dimerization subunit type 1 TsaB translates to MPVLALDTATLVSSVAIVTPGALVAELTIQTKLTHSELLMPHISQLLAAARVRKSELRAVAVSIGPGSFTGLRIGLASAKALAYALNIPLVGVSTLAALAYNCPLPQVYLAPVLDAQKGNVYTSLYCWQQGKMSEYRPAAVKPFTELLGQLRALGAPAVVMGEAAVMHQEQLKQAGPDIILAPPHLIMPRAASVGLLGCKMLNDGISHDVMTLEPLYIRRSEAEDLWDRRHGVCG, encoded by the coding sequence TTGCCGGTTCTTGCTTTAGATACGGCTACCCTTGTGTCTAGTGTGGCGATCGTTACACCAGGCGCGTTGGTGGCCGAATTGACCATTCAAACCAAATTGACCCATTCCGAATTGCTGATGCCGCACATTTCACAGCTACTGGCTGCGGCCAGAGTGCGGAAAAGTGAGCTCAGGGCTGTGGCGGTAAGCATCGGACCCGGTTCTTTTACCGGCCTGCGTATCGGGCTGGCCAGCGCTAAAGCGCTGGCTTATGCGCTTAATATCCCGCTGGTCGGGGTATCCACCCTGGCTGCTCTGGCTTATAACTGTCCGTTGCCCCAGGTGTATCTGGCGCCGGTATTGGATGCCCAGAAAGGAAATGTATATACTTCTTTGTACTGCTGGCAGCAGGGAAAAATGAGCGAATACCGGCCGGCTGCCGTCAAACCGTTTACTGAACTGCTCGGGCAGCTCCGGGCGCTGGGCGCGCCGGCTGTGGTTATGGGGGAGGCGGCGGTTATGCATCAGGAGCAGCTTAAACAAGCCGGCCCGGATATCATTTTAGCGCCGCCCCATTTGATTATGCCCCGTGCAGCCAGTGTCGGACTTTTGGGCTGTAAAATGCTCAATGACGGTATAAGCCATGACGTGATGACGCTGGAGCCGCTTTATATCCGGCGGTCGGAAGCCGAGGATTTATGGGACCGCCGCCACGGAGTATGCGGATGA
- the tsaD gene encoding tRNA (adenosine(37)-N6)-threonylcarbamoyltransferase complex transferase subunit TsaD: MEKTTDNACLTLAIETSCDETSAAVVAGGRQILSNIISSQVPVHQKFGGVVPEIASRKHIENVIPVVDEALQQAGVALAQISAIGVTYGPGLVGALLVGVAAAKALAFATGIPLVGVNHLEGHIFANFLAHAELEPPFVALVVSGGHTSLVSVQDYNQFALIGQTRDDAAGEAFDKVARVMGLPYPGGPQIDRLAAAGNPAAIDFPRALTGKSSFEFSFSGLKSAVLNYLNQAEQRGQRVSQADVAASFQAAVVDVLVSKAVQAARFYSVDRLVLAGGVAANSMLQAKLTGACTEQDIRLYYPGAVLCTDNAAMIACRAYYQFCSGKVSDLYLNAVPSLKIGC, translated from the coding sequence TTGGAAAAAACAACAGATAACGCTTGTCTTACGTTAGCAATTGAGACCAGTTGTGATGAAACCTCGGCCGCTGTTGTCGCCGGCGGCCGGCAGATATTATCAAATATTATATCATCACAGGTGCCGGTTCACCAAAAATTTGGCGGGGTAGTGCCGGAAATTGCTTCCCGGAAACATATTGAAAATGTCATTCCTGTAGTAGATGAGGCGCTGCAGCAGGCCGGAGTGGCCTTAGCGCAGATTTCGGCCATTGGAGTTACATACGGACCTGGTTTGGTCGGAGCGCTGCTGGTTGGCGTTGCGGCCGCCAAAGCGCTGGCTTTTGCAACCGGTATTCCCCTGGTGGGCGTCAATCATCTTGAAGGACATATTTTCGCCAACTTTCTGGCCCACGCTGAACTTGAGCCGCCTTTTGTCGCACTGGTAGTTTCCGGCGGACATACTTCACTGGTGTCCGTACAGGACTATAACCAATTTGCATTAATCGGCCAAACCCGTGATGACGCGGCTGGCGAGGCTTTTGATAAAGTAGCGCGGGTCATGGGGCTGCCTTATCCGGGCGGACCGCAGATTGACCGGCTGGCTGCGGCCGGGAATCCGGCAGCGATCGATTTTCCGCGGGCTTTGACCGGGAAAAGCAGCTTTGAATTCAGCTTCAGCGGCTTGAAATCGGCTGTGCTCAATTATCTAAACCAGGCCGAACAGCGTGGGCAGCGGGTCAGCCAGGCCGATGTGGCGGCCAGTTTCCAGGCTGCCGTGGTTGATGTATTGGTTTCCAAAGCTGTGCAGGCTGCCCGGTTCTATTCTGTCGACCGTCTGGTTTTAGCCGGCGGCGTTGCCGCCAACAGTATGCTGCAAGCTAAGCTGACAGGCGCTTGTACTGAACAAGATATCAGGTTGTATTATCCGGGAGCGGTATTGTGTACCGATAATGCCGCCATGATTGCCTGCCGGGCTTATTATCAGTTTTGCAGCGGTAAAGTCTCTGACTTATATTTAAATGCCGTACCATCGTTGAAAATTGGTTGTTGA
- the groL gene encoding chaperonin GroEL (60 kDa chaperone family; promotes refolding of misfolded polypeptides especially under stressful conditions; forms two stacked rings of heptamers to form a barrel-shaped 14mer; ends can be capped by GroES; misfolded proteins enter the barrel where they are refolded when GroES binds): protein MAKQVIFNEEARRALEKGVNALANAVKVTLGPKGRNVVLDKKFGAPTITNDGVTIARDIELEDPFENMGAQLVKEVATKTNDVAGDGTTTATLLAQAMIREGMRNVAAGANPMIIKKGIEKAVIALVEEIKKNSKKVEAKDAIAQVASISAADDEIGQLIAEAMEKVGKDGVITVEESKGMGTSLDVVEGMQFDRGYISPYMVTDTDKMEAVLNDPYILITDRKIGAIADMLPVLEKVVQQGKELLIIAEDVEGEALATLVVNKLRGTFRAVAVKAPGFGDRRKAMLEDIAILTGANVITEELGRKLDSVELADLGRARQIRVSKEETTVVDGAGAGDAIKGRVAQIKSQIEETTSDFDREKLQERLAKLSGGVAVIQVGAATEVELKEKKLRIEDALNATRAAVEEGIVAGGGTTFIDILPVLDSVSASGDEKTGVQIVKRAIEEPVRQIADNAGLEGSVVVENVKKAGKGIGFNALTEEYIDMIAAGIVDPAKVTRSALQNAASIAAMVLTTETLVADKPEKDNGAAAAAAMGGMGGMGGMGGMM from the coding sequence ATGGCAAAACAAGTGATATTCAATGAAGAAGCACGTCGTGCGCTGGAAAAAGGCGTAAATGCTTTAGCTAATGCTGTTAAAGTAACTTTAGGACCTAAAGGCCGCAATGTCGTTCTTGATAAAAAATTCGGTGCGCCTACCATTACGAACGACGGCGTAACCATTGCCCGTGATATTGAACTGGAAGATCCGTTTGAAAACATGGGCGCCCAACTGGTTAAGGAAGTAGCGACCAAAACGAATGATGTAGCCGGTGACGGTACGACTACAGCAACCTTACTGGCTCAGGCCATGATTCGTGAAGGTATGCGCAATGTAGCCGCCGGCGCTAATCCGATGATCATTAAAAAAGGAATTGAAAAAGCGGTCATCGCCCTGGTTGAAGAAATTAAGAAAAATTCCAAGAAAGTGGAAGCCAAAGACGCGATTGCCCAGGTTGCTTCAATTTCAGCGGCTGACGATGAAATCGGCCAGTTGATTGCTGAAGCAATGGAAAAAGTGGGTAAAGATGGCGTAATCACTGTAGAAGAATCCAAAGGCATGGGTACAAGCCTTGATGTCGTTGAAGGCATGCAGTTTGACCGTGGCTATATTTCCCCTTATATGGTAACCGATACCGACAAAATGGAAGCTGTCTTAAATGATCCCTATATCCTGATTACAGACCGTAAAATCGGGGCAATTGCCGATATGCTGCCTGTGCTGGAAAAAGTGGTTCAACAAGGCAAAGAGCTGCTGATTATTGCTGAAGATGTTGAAGGCGAAGCACTGGCTACTTTAGTTGTCAACAAGCTGCGCGGCACTTTCCGGGCTGTGGCTGTTAAAGCTCCTGGATTTGGTGATCGCCGCAAGGCCATGCTGGAAGATATTGCAATTTTAACCGGCGCTAATGTAATTACCGAAGAACTTGGCCGCAAACTGGACAGTGTGGAACTGGCCGATCTTGGCCGGGCTCGTCAAATCCGGGTGTCGAAAGAAGAAACAACCGTTGTTGACGGCGCCGGCGCCGGCGACGCCATCAAAGGCCGGGTTGCTCAAATTAAATCACAAATCGAAGAAACAACTTCGGATTTTGACCGCGAAAAACTGCAGGAGCGTCTGGCTAAGTTATCCGGCGGCGTAGCTGTTATTCAGGTTGGCGCTGCAACTGAAGTTGAACTGAAAGAAAAGAAACTGCGCATTGAAGATGCTCTGAATGCTACCCGCGCTGCTGTTGAGGAAGGTATTGTCGCCGGGGGCGGTACTACATTCATTGATATTCTGCCTGTTCTTGATTCCGTATCTGCATCAGGCGACGAAAAAACCGGCGTTCAAATTGTAAAACGTGCAATTGAAGAGCCAGTTCGTCAAATTGCCGACAATGCCGGTCTGGAAGGATCAGTAGTTGTTGAGAATGTGAAAAAAGCCGGTAAGGGCATTGGCTTCAATGCACTTACAGAAGAATATATCGACATGATTGCCGCCGGTATTGTGGATCCTGCCAAGGTTACCCGTTCCGCGCTGCAGAATGCAGCAAGCATCGCTGCAATGGTATTAACAACTGAAACCCTGGTTGCCGATAAACCGGAAAAAGATAACGGCGCTGCCGCCGCTGCTGCAATGGGCGGCATGGGTGGAATGGGCGGCATGGGCGGCATGATGTAA
- a CDS encoding DUF3006 domain-containing protein: MQIKAVIDRFEKSRAVLLVGEEETAVNWPKGFLPAKVKEGDYLQLTISFDAEATAAARAEAEELLKSLTEKNR; encoded by the coding sequence ATGCAAATTAAGGCAGTCATTGACCGGTTTGAAAAGAGCCGGGCGGTCTTACTCGTCGGTGAGGAGGAGACGGCTGTCAACTGGCCGAAAGGATTTTTGCCCGCCAAGGTCAAAGAAGGCGATTATTTACAGCTTACGATCTCCTTTGACGCCGAGGCTACCGCAGCGGCCAGAGCCGAAGCCGAGGAATTGTTAAAAAGCCTGACTGAAAAAAACAGGTAG
- the tsaE gene encoding tRNA (adenosine(37)-N6)-threonylcarbamoyltransferase complex ATPase subunit type 1 TsaE: protein MLIFKTASPEQTFDFGRQLAQWLKPGFVVCLQGDLGAGKTLLVQGIAAGLGIGDAVTSPTFTILNVYPAEPPVYHFDLYRLEQAEELFDIGFYEYIDAGGIAVIEWPDKFTAELPDEFLWLELKPGDSTTERLIVAKAEGLKYQSVCEELKNIAGSCFRYGYPCV from the coding sequence ATGTTGATTTTTAAGACTGCGTCACCGGAACAAACCTTTGATTTTGGCCGGCAACTGGCGCAATGGCTTAAGCCGGGGTTTGTCGTCTGCCTGCAGGGCGATCTCGGCGCCGGTAAAACGTTGTTGGTGCAGGGAATAGCGGCCGGTCTCGGCATTGGCGATGCGGTGACAAGTCCGACATTTACCATTTTAAATGTATATCCGGCTGAGCCGCCGGTTTATCATTTTGATTTGTATCGTTTGGAGCAGGCAGAAGAGTTATTTGACATCGGCTTTTACGAATATATTGACGCCGGCGGCATTGCAGTGATCGAATGGCCGGATAAATTTACCGCTGAATTGCCTGATGAATTTCTGTGGCTGGAATTAAAACCGGGGGATTCAACGACCGAAAGGCTGATCGTGGCTAAAGCCGAAGGCTTGAAGTATCAATCTGTTTGTGAGGAGCTGAAAAATATTGCCGGTTCTTGCTTTAGATACGGCTACCCTTGTGTCTAG
- a CDS encoding GerMN domain-containing protein produces the protein MTAKWKYLLLILVALALLIAGCDQNKQTPESLTPDQAQEQQGNTAVQPGSDPAKAGTMRIVIYHADKTATHLVPEDHVVPVSTHPLKVAAELLIAGTKKPELMPVMPPGTHLRGIWIKDHIAYIDFDDKLIKNNSGGSAGEILLVGAIVNTLTEFPEVQKVQLLVEGKKISTISGHLDTSEPLSRSENLIKK, from the coding sequence ATGACCGCCAAATGGAAATACCTATTGCTCATCCTGGTTGCGCTGGCTTTGTTGATCGCTGGTTGTGACCAGAATAAGCAAACGCCGGAATCGCTTACGCCAGATCAGGCGCAGGAGCAACAGGGCAATACGGCAGTACAGCCGGGCAGTGATCCGGCCAAAGCCGGCACGATGCGAATTGTCATCTATCATGCCGATAAAACGGCAACGCACCTGGTGCCTGAGGATCATGTTGTTCCTGTCAGCACTCATCCGCTGAAAGTAGCCGCTGAATTGCTGATCGCCGGAACCAAGAAGCCTGAGTTGATGCCTGTGATGCCGCCGGGAACTCATTTACGCGGCATTTGGATCAAGGATCATATTGCTTATATTGATTTTGACGATAAACTGATTAAAAACAACAGCGGGGGTTCGGCCGGCGAAATATTATTGGTGGGCGCAATTGTCAATACGCTTACCGAGTTTCCTGAGGTTCAGAAAGTGCAGTTATTGGTTGAAGGGAAAAAAATCAGCACAATTTCCGGCCATCTTGATACCAGTGAACCTTTAAGCCGCTCGGAAAACCTGATTAAAAAATAA
- the groES gene encoding co-chaperone GroES codes for MIKPLGDRVVIQVLEGELKTKSGIVLPDTAKEKPQEGQIVAVGTGKLLDNGQRVALDVKEGDKIIFSKYAGTEVKVDGQEYLIVSERDILAIVQ; via the coding sequence ATGATTAAGCCACTAGGCGACAGAGTAGTCATTCAAGTGTTAGAAGGGGAATTAAAAACAAAGAGTGGTATCGTATTGCCTGATACAGCCAAAGAGAAACCCCAGGAAGGCCAGATCGTAGCCGTTGGTACCGGTAAACTGCTGGACAATGGTCAACGCGTAGCCCTTGATGTTAAGGAAGGCGACAAAATTATTTTCTCCAAGTACGCCGGAACAGAGGTTAAAGTTGATGGTCAGGAATATCTGATTGTAAGTGAAAGAGATATTCTGGCAATTGTTCAGTAA
- a CDS encoding ANTAR domain-containing response regulator: protein MQPLRVVIADNESIIRMDLKEILEEAGHTVVGEATDGLKAIELTRRHRPDLVIMDIKMPEMDGITAAKTISHEKIAPVLLLTAFSQKEIVDKAKDSGVLAYLVKPVKETNLFPAIEIALSRFHEFAELEQELEDVKNSLETRKVLDRAKGILMDAYNLNESEAYRRIQQYSMSKRKSIRDVAQAIVDSVITKKKGK, encoded by the coding sequence ATGCAACCATTGCGTGTAGTTATTGCTGACAATGAATCGATTATCAGAATGGATTTGAAAGAAATACTGGAAGAAGCTGGTCATACGGTTGTCGGAGAGGCAACGGATGGGCTGAAAGCCATTGAACTTACGCGCAGGCATCGTCCTGATCTGGTTATTATGGACATCAAAATGCCTGAAATGGATGGTATTACTGCCGCTAAGACAATTTCTCATGAAAAAATTGCTCCGGTACTCTTATTGACGGCATTCAGCCAGAAAGAGATTGTCGATAAGGCGAAAGACTCAGGCGTATTGGCCTACCTGGTCAAACCGGTCAAGGAAACCAATTTGTTCCCGGCGATTGAAATTGCTTTGTCGCGTTTTCATGAATTCGCCGAGCTGGAACAAGAACTGGAAGATGTAAAAAATTCACTGGAAACCCGTAAAGTTCTGGACCGGGCGAAAGGCATTCTTATGGACGCCTACAATTTGAATGAAAGTGAGGCTTACCGCAGGATTCAGCAGTATAGCATGAGCAAACGCAAATCGATTCGCGATGTTGCTCAGGCCATTGTTGATTCCGTTATCACCAAGAAAAAGGGGAAATAA
- the thiL gene encoding thiamine-phosphate kinase — MELKQLGEFGLIDLIKENTIVDPASVIVGIGDDAAALLPSPRQLQLLATDMLIESVHFDLTTTTPWQLGYKAIAVNLSDIAAMGGVPKHCVVSLALPRNVQVDFVRDLYQGMKEICRRFTVNIVGGDTVSSPQGLVLNVAVTGEVEPARLQRRSGAKPGDLVVVTGELGNSAAGLDLLRRGHWQEFVFARQLVTCHLTPQPQVQAGLLLAAFANSMNDISDGLASEANEIAAASQVAVRLFEQQIPLSAELTAASAVLGNAALDYALYGGEDYQLLFTIEPEKLRVLPANEITAQLTVIGEIVRGPAGVELVAADGAARGLAPKGYNHFG, encoded by the coding sequence ATGGAACTAAAACAGCTTGGTGAGTTTGGCTTAATTGATCTTATTAAGGAAAATACCATCGTCGATCCGGCCAGCGTAATTGTCGGAATTGGCGATGATGCCGCAGCGCTGCTACCCTCACCGCGGCAGCTGCAATTGCTGGCAACAGATATGCTCATTGAATCGGTTCATTTTGACCTGACAACGACGACGCCCTGGCAGCTTGGCTATAAAGCGATTGCCGTCAATCTTAGCGATATAGCCGCTATGGGCGGAGTTCCAAAACATTGCGTGGTATCTTTGGCTTTGCCCCGCAATGTACAGGTAGACTTCGTCCGGGATTTATATCAAGGTATGAAGGAAATATGCCGCCGTTTTACCGTTAACATTGTTGGCGGCGATACTGTTTCCAGCCCGCAGGGGCTTGTGCTCAATGTGGCCGTGACCGGTGAGGTTGAGCCGGCTCGTTTGCAGCGCCGCTCGGGAGCCAAACCCGGTGATCTTGTGGTTGTCACCGGCGAGCTGGGCAACTCGGCGGCCGGGCTGGATTTGCTCCGCCGGGGGCATTGGCAGGAATTTGTTTTTGCCCGGCAATTGGTTACCTGTCATCTGACGCCCCAGCCGCAGGTGCAAGCCGGTTTGCTGCTTGCCGCTTTTGCCAACAGCATGAACGATATCAGTGACGGGCTGGCCAGTGAAGCTAATGAAATTGCCGCTGCCAGCCAGGTGGCTGTCCGCTTGTTTGAGCAGCAAATTCCTCTGTCAGCCGAGCTTACGGCAGCAAGTGCAGTTTTGGGGAACGCGGCCTTGGACTACGCATTGTACGGTGGTGAGGATTATCAATTGTTGTTTACCATTGAACCGGAAAAGCTCCGGGTATTGCCGGCGAACGAAATAACGGCGCAGCTGACGGTGATTGGTGAAATCGTCAGGGGACCGGCCGGCGTGGAGCTTGTTGCGGCGGACGGGGCAGCCAGGGGACTGGCCCCCAAGGGTTATAATCATTTTGGTTAA
- a CDS encoding histidine kinase N-terminal domain-containing protein, which produces MGIIGDVCRKITTLVPAQIEMLDKLSGIFPLVCDLAHAQLTVYTKASDENLLVIAAQIKPNTSFSQYKPNLLGTTVYAAEEPLIWRTMSTGQPICGQREWALGMLMEMQTYPVHDYDGNIIAVVSFETSPDEIRTEGYSILLETAYMLLINARSPFDVKLYRPLSASDGIIVTDERGKITFANAAAGSIYKVLGIGRIVGRHIYDRQINMRITKKTTTSQMPYETELEAGNLILVQRTIPIIQAGQVIRTVIIVADVTELKKKEKELLIKSAVIQEIHHRVKNNLQTIASLLRLQSRRTDSLQVKAALRESVNRILSISVVHEFLSQQDAEFIDVAEVAKNILDLVIQNMLEPDFNLQTIFNGETVILPSEQASSLALVINELIQNSIEHGFIGRPEGLIGVDIATNPEAYRIDIYDNGIGLPANFSSQVSKSLGLQIVRTLIEDDLGGTFELYADQGTHARITIPRSIEGGK; this is translated from the coding sequence ATGGGAATCATCGGAGATGTGTGCCGTAAAATAACAACCTTGGTGCCGGCGCAGATTGAAATGCTGGATAAGCTTAGCGGTATTTTCCCATTGGTATGTGATTTGGCCCATGCGCAGTTAACGGTGTATACGAAAGCCAGTGATGAAAATTTACTGGTCATTGCCGCACAGATTAAGCCCAATACCAGTTTCAGCCAATATAAGCCTAATTTGCTGGGAACGACAGTATACGCCGCCGAAGAACCGCTGATATGGCGCACCATGTCGACGGGCCAGCCTATTTGTGGTCAGCGTGAATGGGCGCTGGGCATGCTGATGGAAATGCAAACTTATCCGGTGCATGATTATGACGGCAATATTATTGCAGTTGTCAGCTTTGAAACAAGTCCTGATGAAATACGGACGGAAGGGTACAGCATTTTATTGGAAACTGCCTATATGCTGCTGATTAACGCCAGGTCTCCGTTTGATGTCAAGCTATACCGGCCGTTATCGGCCAGTGATGGTATTATTGTTACCGATGAACGGGGAAAAATAACTTTTGCTAATGCTGCAGCGGGCAGCATTTATAAAGTTTTAGGGATTGGCCGGATTGTCGGCCGGCATATTTATGACCGGCAGATCAACATGCGGATTACCAAAAAAACGACTACCAGTCAGATGCCCTATGAAACCGAACTGGAGGCCGGCAATTTAATTTTGGTGCAGCGAACCATCCCGATTATCCAGGCCGGGCAGGTTATCCGGACGGTAATCATCGTTGCTGATGTTACCGAACTAAAGAAAAAAGAAAAAGAGTTATTGATTAAGTCAGCGGTTATTCAGGAAATTCACCACCGTGTAAAAAATAATTTACAGACAATCGCCAGCCTGCTCCGGCTGCAGTCCCGGCGAACCGATTCACTGCAAGTAAAAGCAGCGTTGCGGGAAAGCGTCAACAGGATATTGAGCATTTCGGTTGTTCACGAGTTTTTGTCGCAGCAGGATGCCGAATTTATTGACGTAGCTGAAGTTGCCAAAAATATATTGGATCTGGTTATCCAAAATATGCTGGAGCCTGACTTTAATTTGCAAACTATTTTTAACGGTGAAACGGTTATCCTGCCGTCAGAGCAGGCGAGCAGTCTGGCCTTAGTCATCAATGAGCTTATTCAGAATTCCATTGAGCACGGCTTTATCGGCCGGCCGGAAGGTCTGATTGGCGTGGATATTGCCACCAATCCCGAAGCTTACCGGATTGATATTTATGATAACGGGATTGGTTTGCCGGCAAACTTCAGCTCACAGGTATCAAAAAGCCTGGGACTGCAGATTGTAAGAACCTTGATTGAAGACGATCTGGGCGGTACCTTTGAATTATACGCGGATCAAGGCACCCATGCCCGTATCACAATTCCCCGGAGCATAGAGGGAGGAAAATAG
- a CDS encoding N-acetylmuramoyl-L-alanine amidase family protein: MIRKKILGLFLMLAMIVPQLVWAAQPGVMTKANFAVHKDENTGEQKLRMVIDVTGAVQTSASVSTAGPELIVTVKGASAGRLRTLPLDGKIARVAKFSRLDASSSQIAIKLPVMPADSNYRVFTLPSDAEANRPFRVVVDIQQPSAAQAAAPKPEKQPKQSAAKAELTQANFAVHTDAVTGEQKLRLVVETSGQVETAANFVSSPEPQLIVNVKGASIGRLQQAMKLDGTIANSVNFVRTDDNNSQMLINLPAMLDKSDYRVFVLPSDREANRPFRVVVDITKQLAPVEFNFTPGLKGKVIVIDPGHGGSDPGAIGPGSTQEKAVTLAVSQKVKAALEKAGAKVIMTRQDDRDVFGTRATAVEELDARTKVANSIKADIFLSIHANAFGNRSVGGTSTHYYLKSRYDRMLAENLQASLVSAVGLNDRGAQTANFYVVKRTLMPAALIETAFISNPDEEKLLNSPKFQQQLAQGIVDGLDQFFLQAAKKGGGQ; this comes from the coding sequence TTGATAAGAAAGAAAATCCTTGGTCTGTTCCTGATGTTGGCGATGATTGTTCCCCAATTGGTTTGGGCTGCTCAGCCCGGGGTTATGACCAAAGCAAATTTTGCTGTTCATAAAGACGAAAACACAGGGGAACAAAAACTCAGAATGGTCATTGACGTTACCGGAGCAGTACAGACCTCGGCCAGCGTGAGCACCGCCGGGCCGGAGCTTATTGTCACCGTTAAAGGCGCTTCGGCGGGCCGCTTAAGGACACTGCCGCTGGACGGTAAAATTGCGCGAGTGGCCAAGTTTTCACGGCTTGACGCTTCCAGCAGTCAGATTGCTATTAAATTGCCGGTAATGCCGGCGGATTCCAATTACCGCGTGTTTACGCTGCCCAGCGATGCCGAAGCCAACCGGCCGTTCCGGGTAGTTGTTGATATTCAACAGCCGTCGGCAGCCCAAGCGGCCGCCCCGAAGCCGGAGAAACAGCCCAAGCAGTCCGCCGCCAAGGCTGAGCTGACCCAGGCAAACTTTGCCGTCCACACAGACGCAGTCACCGGTGAGCAGAAACTCAGGCTGGTGGTTGAGACTTCCGGGCAAGTCGAGACTGCCGCTAATTTCGTTTCATCGCCGGAGCCGCAACTGATCGTCAATGTCAAAGGGGCGTCGATTGGGCGCTTGCAGCAGGCGATGAAGCTGGATGGTACAATTGCCAATTCAGTTAATTTTGTGCGAACTGACGACAATAACAGCCAGATGCTTATCAATTTGCCGGCAATGCTGGACAAAAGTGATTACCGCGTATTTGTCCTGCCCAGTGACCGGGAGGCCAACCGGCCGTTCCGGGTTGTCGTTGATATTACAAAACAACTGGCGCCGGTAGAGTTCAACTTTACACCAGGGCTTAAAGGCAAGGTAATTGTGATTGATCCCGGCCACGGCGGCAGCGATCCCGGCGCCATCGGACCGGGCAGCACCCAGGAAAAGGCGGTAACGCTGGCTGTTTCCCAAAAAGTCAAGGCGGCGTTGGAAAAAGCCGGCGCTAAGGTGATTATGACCAGGCAGGATGACCGTGATGTATTTGGTACGAGAGCTACCGCAGTGGAGGAACTGGACGCTCGGACCAAAGTTGCCAATAGCATTAAAGCCGATATTTTCCTAAGTATTCACGCCAATGCCTTTGGCAACAGGAGTGTTGGCGGGACGTCTACGCATTACTATCTGAAGTCCCGTTATGACCGGATGCTGGCCGAAAACTTACAAGCCAGCCTGGTAAGCGCCGTCGGGTTGAATGATCGCGGCGCACAAACCGCCAATTTCTATGTCGTCAAGCGTACGCTTATGCCGGCTGCATTGATTGAAACGGCGTTTATTTCCAATCCCGACGAGGAAAAGCTGCTCAATTCTCCGAAATTTCAGCAACAATTAGCCCAAGGAATTGTCGATGGTTTGGACCAGTTCTTTCTCCAGGCAGCGAAAAAAGGAGGTGGGCAGTAA
- the rimI gene encoding ribosomal protein S18-alanine N-acetyltransferase — protein MNGARIRTMLPTDIDGVLQVELNCFAVPWSRVAFENEINDNDLAHYLVLEAGDRIIGYAGMWMILDEAHVTNIAVISGYRRQGLGERLLLALIGQARQLGAVSMTLEVRPSNTAAQVLYRKLGFENRGIRRQYYSDTKEDAIIMWRDGLDTDGADPLAKA, from the coding sequence ATGAACGGGGCTCGGATCAGAACGATGCTGCCAACCGATATTGATGGTGTTTTGCAGGTTGAACTAAATTGTTTTGCTGTTCCCTGGTCAAGAGTGGCCTTTGAAAACGAAATCAATGATAACGATCTGGCGCACTATCTGGTGCTTGAAGCTGGTGACCGGATTATTGGCTATGCGGGCATGTGGATGATTCTGGATGAGGCTCATGTCACCAATATTGCCGTCATCTCCGGGTATCGCCGGCAAGGGCTGGGTGAAAGGCTGCTGCTGGCCTTAATCGGGCAGGCCAGACAGCTGGGAGCGGTAAGCATGACGCTGGAAGTCAGGCCCAGCAACACGGCTGCACAAGTGCTGTATCGCAAACTGGGGTTTGAAAACCGCGGCATCAGGCGTCAATATTACAGTGACACCAAGGAAGACGCCATCATTATGTGGCGGGATGGCTTGGACACGGACGGGGCTGATCCTTTGGCAAAGGCGTAA
- a CDS encoding alpha/beta-type small acid-soluble spore protein gives MARSNKPVNPTSENALDRMKFEVASELGIAERVRSSGWSTMTSADCGRVGGQMVRRMIEQYESTLK, from the coding sequence ATGGCACGCTCGAATAAACCTGTAAATCCTACCAGCGAAAACGCGCTGGACCGTATGAAGTTTGAAGTGGCTTCTGAATTAGGAATTGCTGAGCGCGTTCGTTCCTCAGGTTGGTCTACAATGACTTCGGCCGATTGCGGCCGGGTTGGCGGACAAATGGTTCGCCGGATGATTGAGCAGTATGAATCAACCCTTAAATAG